The window CTGCCCGCGGCGTCCGACAGCATCGATGACGCCGCCTCCTGGGGAAAGGACCCGCCCGCACATGCCCCGCCGCGCCACCCTCGCCACCGCCGCCCTCTTCGTCACGGGGGCCCTGATCCTCGCGGGCTGCTCCAGCTCGCCGTCCCCGGCACCGACATCTGTCGGCGCCCCCGACCCCGACGCGACCCTCACGATCGCCGCGACGCTCGAGCCGTCGAACCTCGACATCCGCCACACCTCCGGTGCGGCCCTCGACCAGGCGCTCATCGACAACGTCTACGAGGGGATCGTCTCCCGCGATCAGGACAATAACGTCGTCCCGAAGCTCGCGAGCGCCTACGAGGTCTCCGACGACGGACTGACCTACACGTTCACCCTGCAGGACGGCGTGACCTTCCACGACGGCAGCGCCCTCACCGCCGACGACGTCGTCACCTCGCTCACCACGGCGAAGGACGACCCGACCGTCCAGGGCAACTCCGCCCTCGCGGGCGTGACCTCGATCACCTCCCCCGACGCCGCGACCGTCGTGGTGACGCTCGCCGAGCCGAACAGCGACTTCCTCTTCTCCCTCACCGGGCGTGCCGGTCTCGTCGTCCGAGCCGGTGACACCACCGACCTGCAGACCAAGGCGAACGGCACCGGCCCCTTCACCGTCTCCCAGTGGGCGCAGGGGCAGAGCCTGACCCTCGACCGGGCGGACGCCTACTGGGGCGAGCAGGCGGGCGTCGCCGAGGTCGTCATCGACTACATCCCCGACCGCACGGCCGCGGCCAACGCCGCCCTCGCGGACGAGGTCGACGTCACCCTCGAGCTCGACCCCGAGTTCCGCTCCCAGATCGAGGACAGCGGCCTCTTCACGATCGAGACCGGGCAGACCACCGACAAGGGCACGCTGGCGTTCAACAACGCCGCTCCCCCGCTGAACGACCCGAAGGTGCGCGAAGCGCTCCGCCTCGCGATCGATCACGACGGACTCGTCGAGGCCATCGGCGGCGTCGGCTCGCCGCTCTACGGCCCGATCCCCGAGCTCGACCCGGGCTACGAGGACCTGTCCGACCTCGTCCCGTTCGACCCCGAGCGCGCGAAGGAACTCCTGACGGAGGCCGGCCAGGAGGATCTCGAACTGACGCTCACGATCCCGAACATCTACGACGCGACCATTCCGACCTACCTCGTGTCGGCGTTCAACGACATCGGTGTGACGCTCACGGTCGAATCGGTCGAGTTCTCCGTCTGGCTGCAGGACGTCTACACGAACAAGGACTACGAACTCAGCTTCGTCCGTCACGTCGAGGCCCGCGACTTCTCGAACTGGACCGATCCCGACTACTACTTCGGGTACGACAACCCCGAGGTGCAGTCGCTCTACGCCGAGGCCGTCGCATCGGTGGACGAGGAAGAGGCCGACACCCTCCTCGCCGAGGCCGCGCGGATCGTGTCGGAGGACGACGCGGCCGACTGGCTCTTCGTGGCCACCCCGCTGGCTGCGGTGAGCACGCAGGTCGCCGACTTCCCGAAGAACTCGTTGAACGTGCGGCTTCCGTTGGCCGGCGTCACGGTCTCGTCCGAGTGATGTCGCCGAAGAACTGACGGTGTCGTCGCAGTGATGCGCTACGCGGTGACGAGGATGGTCCTGCTCCTGGCAGGCCTCCTCGTCGCCAGCGTGCTCATCTTCCTGACGCTCCGCGTTCTCCCCGGCGACGTCGCGGCGGTGATCGGCGGTACCACGTCGTCGCCCGAACAGGTCGCAGCCATCCGCGAGGGCCTGGGACTCGACCGCCCGCTCGCGACGCAGTACACCGACTGGATCGGCGGACTCCTCCGCGGCGACCTCGGCACCTCGTTGCTGACCGGCGCCCCGGTCGCCGACGAACTCGCGTCGAAGGCGCAGGTCACCGTGCCGCTGGGCGTGCTGTCGCTGCTGATCGCCCTGGCCTTCAGCATCCCGCTCGGCGTCGCCGCGGCGCTGCGCCGCGGCCGTGCAGACGGCACCGCGCTGAGCGTGGCGGCGCAGTCCCTCGCGGCCGTGCCCGTGGTCTGGGCGGGCCTCATGCTCGTCGTGGTGTTCGCGGTCTGGCTCGGCTGGCTGCCCGCGCAGGGCTTCCCCCGCAACGGCTGGGCCGACCCCGACGCGGCGATCCGTTCGCTGATCCTCCCGGCTCTCACGATCGGCGTGGTGGAGGGGGCGATGCTGATGCGCTTCGTCCGCAGCGCCACGCTGCAGGCGATCGACCAGGACTACGTGCGCACGGCCGCCGCGAAAGGACTCACCCGCACCCGGGCACTCATACGCCACGGGCTCCCCAACGTCGCGCTGTCGGTCATCACCGTCCTCGGTCTGCAGGTCGCCGGAATCGTGGTCGGCGCCGTCATCATCGAGCAGCTGTTCTCCCTTCCGGGCATCGGACGGATGCTGGTCACCGACGTCGGTCAGCGGGACCTCCCGAAAGTGCAGAGCGAGCTGCTCGCGCTGACCGGCTTCGTGCTCGTCATCGGGTTCGTCGTCGATCTCGTGCAGCGGCTGATCGACCCTCGACAGCGGGAGGCGGTATGAGCACGACGAGACCCGCCGCGCGCCGTGCCTGGCTCGGCCGCCTCTGGGCGCTCGGCACCGGGCGATTCGGCCTCGTCGTCGTGGCCGTGGTCGTCGCCACGGCGATCGTCGCCGTCTTCTGGACCCCCTTCCCTCCGCAGCAGGTCGACATCGCCGCCCGTTGGTCGTCTCCCGGTTGGCCGCACCTGCTCGGCACCGACGACACCGGGCGCGACATCCTGAGCCTGCTGATGGCCGGCGCGCGCACCACGCTGATGGTCTCCATCGGGGCGGGCGTCGTCGCGACCCTGCTGGGCATCGCGTTGGCCGCGCTGGGCGCCCTGACGACCCGATGGGTGCGCGAGACGGTGGCCGTGCTGATCGACATCCTCGTCGCCTTCCCCGTGCTGATCATCGCGATGATGATCACCGCCGTCTGGGGCGGCTCCCTCGGTGTGGTGATCTGGGCCGTCGGCATCGGGTTCGGGGTCAACATCGCCCGCGTCACGCGCGCGGAGCTGCGCCGGGTGCTCCACAGCGAGTTCGTACTGGCCGGTCGCGCCAGCGGCCTCTCCCCGGCGCAGAACCTCTGGCGGCACCTGCTCCCGAACGTGGCGCCCGTCTTCATCGTGCAGCTGTCGTGGGCGATGGCGGTCGCCGTCCTCGCCGAGGCCGGGCTGTCGTACCTCGGGTTCGGCGCACCGCTCACCGAGCCGTCGTGGGGCGTGCTGCTCGAGCAGCTGCAGCGGTACGTGTCGGTCTACCCGTTGACCGTGGTGTGGCCGGGACTTGCGATCACCGTGACCGTGCTCGGCCTCAACCTCCTCGGCGACGGGCTGCGCGAGGCCACCGATCCGACGCTGTCGCGGCGCACCGCCGCATCCCGCGTGCACGTCCCGGAGGTGGTCTCGTGACTCTCGAGGTGCGCGACCTCACGGTCGAGATCGGCGGCCGTCGGGCTGTCGACGGAGTGTCGTTCGACGTTCCCGACGGCGGTCGCCTCGGGCTGATCGGGGAGTCGGGGTCGGGAAAGTCGCTGACCGCGCTCGCGATCCTCGGGCTCCTGCCCGACGGGGCGACGGCTGCCGGGAGCATCCGCTGGGACGGTCGCGAGATCCTGGGGCTCCCCGACCGCGAACTGGCCCGGCTCCGAGGCGATGAGATCGGCGTCGTGTTCCAGGAACCGCAGACCGCGCTCAATCCCATCCGCACGGTGGGCCGGCAGATCGGCGAGTCGCTCCGCATCCACGAAGGGCTCTCCCGCGCCGACGCCCGGCGGCGGGCGATCGACGAAGCGGAGAGAGTTGCCCTCCCCGACCCCGCGACGATCGTGACCCGCTACCCGCACCAGCTCTCGGGCGGCCAGCGCCAGCGCGTCGCGATCGCCATGGCCCTGGCCTGCCGGCCGCGGCTGCTCATCGCCGACGAACCCACCACGGCTCTCGACGTGACGATCCAGGCGGGCATCCTCTCCCTCCTCGCAGACCTCGTCCGCGATGCGGGCATGTCGCTCGTGTTCATCACGCACGACCTGGCGGTACTCGCGCAGGTCGCCACGACAGCGGTGGTCCTCGAGCACGGGCGCGTCGTCGAAGCGGGTGAGGTGTCGCAGCTGCTCGAGGCGCCGGCGTCACCCGTCACCCGCGGCCTCGTCCGCGACGCGCGTGCGACGCTCTGGCGCCCGGAGGGCCGGTCATGAGCGAGATCCTGCTGCGCGCTCGCGGACTCACGCGCCGCTACACGGCACCGCGTCGCACCCTGTTCGCGCCGCGGGTCGTCACGACGGCTCTCGACGCGGTCGACCTCGACGTGACGGCGGGATCGGCCGTCGGCGTCATCGGTGAATCGGGGTCGGGCAAGTCCACTCTCGTGCGGCTGCTCCTGGCCCTCGACACCCCCACCGACGGAACGGTCGAACTGGACGGCCGTGAGGTGGACGCCCGGCAGAGCGCGCGGTCGCTCCACTGGCTGCGACGACAGACGGGCATCGTCTTCCAGGACCCCTACGCCTCGCTCGATCCGCGCATGAGCGTCGGGCGGATCGTCGGCGAGCCGCTGTGGGCGCTGGACGTCGCGGGCGACAGACGTGCTCGCGTCCGCGAGGTGCTCGAGCAGGTCGGCCTCGAAGCGGGCATGGCCGACCGCTTCCCCCACGAGTTCTCCGGCGGTCAGCGTCAGCGCATCGCCATCGCCCGGGCCATCGTGCACCGGCCGACCCTGCTCGTCGGCGACGAGCCGCTGTCGGCGCTCGACGTCACCGTGCGCGCTCAGATCCTGCGGCTCCTCGCCGAGCTGCGCGCCGACGCGGGGCTCACCCTCCTGCTGGTCTCCCACGACCTCGGCGTCGTGCAGAACCTGTGCGACGAGGTCGTCGTGATGAAGGATGCACGCATCGTCGAGCGAGGACGCACCGAATCGGTGCTGCAGCATCCGACCTCCGCGTACACGCGGTCGCTGCTCGACGCGATCCCGACGCTCCCCCAGCCGTAATCTTCGCGAAACCGAGGTGTCGGAACCGACGGTTAGTGTTCGGACATGTCCCCCGCGATCATCCCCCCGTTCTTGCTCGATCGGCTCGCCGAAACCGATCATCCCCGCTTCGCCCGCGCTGCGGCAGCCGCACGGGCGACCCTCGCGGTCGGGCGTCCCGACCGTCCCGTGCGCGCGCGTCTGCGACTGTCGATCGACGAATCCGGAACCCTGGTCGCCGAGGCCGCCCCGGGTCCTGACCGCGTCGTGTTCGATGCCGGCAACACCGAGCGGCTTCCGGGAGCGATCGTGCGGTCCGAAGACGATCCGGCCACCGGCGACGCGGCAGCCGACGAAGCCTTCGACGGCCTCGGCGCCACCTTCGACTTCTTCTGGGACGCTTTCTCGAGAGACGGGATCGACGCCAGCGGCGGCGCCCTGCTGGCGACGGTGCACTTCGGCGAGGACTACGACAACGCGTTCTGGAACGGCGAGCGCATGGTCTTCGGCGACGGCGACGGCGAGGTGTTCACCGGCTTCACACGGTCGTTGAGCGTCATCGCGCACGAGCTCGCGCACGGGGTGACCGAGGCGGAGGGCGGCCTGGAGTACCAGGGGCAGTCGGGGGCGATCAACGAATCGCTGTCCGACGTGTTCGGCGTGCTGGCCGAGCAGCACCATCTCGGTCAGACCGCCGACAGGGCGACCTGGCTCGTCGGCCAGGGCATCTTCAGCGACGAGGTGCAGGGTGACGCCCTGCGTTCGCTGAAAGAGCCCGGCACGGCCTACGACGACGACGTGCTCGGCAGAGACCCGCAGCCCGGCCACATGCGCGACTACGTCGAGACGACCGACGACAACGGCGGGGTGCACATCAACTCGGGCATCCCGAACAAGGCGTTCTATCTCACGGCGACCGCTCTCGGCGGGCGCGCCTGGGAGCGCGCGGGACTGGTGTGGTACCGCACTCTCACGGGCGGCGCGCTGTCGTCGACCGCCGACTTCTCCGAGTTCGCACGAGCGACGATCGCGACGGCGACGGCGGAGTACGGTGAGGAGTCGGAGGAGGTCGCCGCCGTCCGGGCCGGGTGGACCGGGGTCGGCGTCATCGAGGATGCAGCGAGCGACTGAGCCGACGAGAGTGGTCGTCACCGTCGTGCGATCCGGCGGGATCGCCGGGCTGCGGCGGGAGTGGCGGGCAGAGCCGGCGCCCGACGCGGTCGATCGGTGGACCGCGCTGATCGACGGGTGCCCGTGGGACGACCCGCCTGCCGCGGAGCCCGGGGCCGATCGGTACCAGTGGAGCATCCGCGCGCGCCGAGACGACTCCCCTGTGCGCGAGGCACGCATCGGCGATGGCCACCTCGCCGGGCCATGGCGCACGCTCGTCGACGAGGTGCGCGCCGAGTCCCGCCCCCGTCGCCCCGATCGCGCGCGCTGAGGTCTCGCGTCAGCCGAAGAGGCGCTTCTTCTTCACCTTCGGCACGCTCAGCTGCAGGTAGACCACGCCCAGCCATCGACCGAACTTGAAACCGACCCGGCCCATCCGGCCGACCTCGACGAACCCGAGCTTCTGGTGCAGGGCGATCGACGCCTCGGCTCCCCGGTCGCTGATGGCCGCAACGATCTCGCGGATCCCGGCTTCCTGCGCGGCGGCGATGACGGCCTCCATCAGCGCACGCCCGAGCCCCTTGCCCGCGGCCGCCTGCCCGAGGTAGATCGAGTTCTCGACCGTGTAGCGATAGGCGGACTTGCTCTTCCACGGCTGCAGCAGCGCGTATCCGAGGATCTGGCCCGACGGCGACTGCGCGACCAGGAACGGCATGCCGAGCTTCTGGAGGTAGGCGTACTTCTCACGCCACTGCGCGAGGGTCCAGCGCTTCTCGTCGAACGTGACCATCGAGTTCGTCACGTAGTAGTTGTAGATCTCGCGGATGTCGGGGATGTCGCTCTCGCGCACCGGCCGGATCTCGTAGGTGAAGGGGCGTTCCGGCTCGGGCGCGCGGCGCAGATGCCAGGGAAGACGCCGACGGCTCTTGTCGTATTCGTCTTCCAGCATGACCGTCATTTTATGCTGTCTTACGGCTTCGCCCGGCCTCGCTCGGCCTAGCGGGCTGCGCGTCGTGCTCGGCGGTGACGCATGCCCGAGACGTCGGCCTGCGGCCGTCGTCTCCCGCCAGTCCCGATGCCAGCGTCTCCGCCGAGCACGACGCTCCGCCCGCAGCATCCCGTCCCGGCGGTGCCGCAACACCCGAGACGTCGCGGCAGTTCAGGCGGGCAGGCGCCAGTCCACCGGCGTCGCTCCCTGCCGCTCGAGCAGCGCGTTCGCCGTCGAGAAGGGCTTCGATCCGAAGAACCCGCGCCGCGCCGACAGCGGGGAGGGATGGGCGGAGGCGACGATCGGCGTATCCCCGAGCAGAGGACGGAGGTTCGCCGCATCCTTCCCCCACAGGATCGCCACCAGCGGCGCATCGCGCTCCACGAGGCTGCGGATCGCGAGCTCGGTCACCTTCTCCCATCCCCAGCCCCGGTGCGAACCCGCATCGCCGGGGGCGACGGTCAGCACGCGGTTGAGCAGCATGACTCCCTGGTCGCTCCACGCCGAGAGGTCGCCGTGCGGCGCGGGCGGGATGCCGAGATCGGACTCGAGCTCCGCGTAGATGTTCGACAGGCTCCGAGGGATGGGGCGGACGTGCCGGTCGACGGCGAACGAGAGCCCGATGGGGTTGCCCGGTGTCGGATACGGGTCCTGCCCGACGATCAGCACCTTCACGTCGGCACGCGGCCTTGCGAAGGCGCGCAGCACGTTCTCGCCCGCGGGCAGGTAGGAGCGACCCGCGGCCACCTCGCCTCGGAGCCGGTCGCCGAGCGCGGCGATGTCGTCGGCGACGGGTTCGAGCGCGGCGGCCCACCCGTCGTCGAGGAGGCCGGCCGCCGACAGCTCGGGCAGCGTCATCGCCACGGGGTCAGGCCTCGTCCTCTTCGATGACCGTCCCCTGCGCCGACCACGGGAAGTCGATCCACAGCGACGTCTCCTTCCAGGAGTAGTCGGGCTGGATGATCGTCGTCGGCTTCGTGTAGATGACGACCGAGCGCATGTCGGCACCGCGCTCGCGCAACATCTTCACCGCGAGGGCGAGCGTCCGGCCGCTGTCGGCGACGTCGTCGACGAGCAGCACTTTGCGGCCGCCGAGATACTCGGTGTCGAGTGCCGGGCGCAGCACCTCGGGGGCGTCGAGCACGGTTCCGATGCCGGTGTAGAACTCGACGTTCAGCGCTCCGCAGTTCTTGACCCCCAGCCCGTATGCGATGGATCCCGCCGGCAGCAGACCGCCGCGGGCGATCGCCACCACGACCTCGGGAACGAATCCGTCGGCGAGGATCTCGCGGGCCAGGTCTCGGGACGCGGCGCCGAACCCGTCCCACGTCAGTGTCTCGCGCTCATCACTCATGGCCATGGGGTCCTCCTCGGGGACGGTTCGCTCCAGCCTAGGCATCCGGCCCGCCGTGCCCGTATCCCGCCCGGTGCCCGGTGTACTCTCGCCCCATGTCACGCGCCTCGTCCGCCGCTGAACGCCTGCGCGGGTCCTCGTTCGGCATCACCGCCGGGCTCATCGGCTGGTTCGT is drawn from Microbacterium hatanonis and contains these coding sequences:
- a CDS encoding ABC transporter substrate-binding protein, with protein sequence MPRRATLATAALFVTGALILAGCSSSPSPAPTSVGAPDPDATLTIAATLEPSNLDIRHTSGAALDQALIDNVYEGIVSRDQDNNVVPKLASAYEVSDDGLTYTFTLQDGVTFHDGSALTADDVVTSLTTAKDDPTVQGNSALAGVTSITSPDAATVVVTLAEPNSDFLFSLTGRAGLVVRAGDTTDLQTKANGTGPFTVSQWAQGQSLTLDRADAYWGEQAGVAEVVIDYIPDRTAAANAALADEVDVTLELDPEFRSQIEDSGLFTIETGQTTDKGTLAFNNAAPPLNDPKVREALRLAIDHDGLVEAIGGVGSPLYGPIPELDPGYEDLSDLVPFDPERAKELLTEAGQEDLELTLTIPNIYDATIPTYLVSAFNDIGVTLTVESVEFSVWLQDVYTNKDYELSFVRHVEARDFSNWTDPDYYFGYDNPEVQSLYAEAVASVDEEEADTLLAEAARIVSEDDAADWLFVATPLAAVSTQVADFPKNSLNVRLPLAGVTVSSE
- a CDS encoding ABC transporter permease; translated protein: MMRYAVTRMVLLLAGLLVASVLIFLTLRVLPGDVAAVIGGTTSSPEQVAAIREGLGLDRPLATQYTDWIGGLLRGDLGTSLLTGAPVADELASKAQVTVPLGVLSLLIALAFSIPLGVAAALRRGRADGTALSVAAQSLAAVPVVWAGLMLVVVFAVWLGWLPAQGFPRNGWADPDAAIRSLILPALTIGVVEGAMLMRFVRSATLQAIDQDYVRTAAAKGLTRTRALIRHGLPNVALSVITVLGLQVAGIVVGAVIIEQLFSLPGIGRMLVTDVGQRDLPKVQSELLALTGFVLVIGFVVDLVQRLIDPRQREAV
- a CDS encoding ABC transporter permease codes for the protein MSTTRPAARRAWLGRLWALGTGRFGLVVVAVVVATAIVAVFWTPFPPQQVDIAARWSSPGWPHLLGTDDTGRDILSLLMAGARTTLMVSIGAGVVATLLGIALAALGALTTRWVRETVAVLIDILVAFPVLIIAMMITAVWGGSLGVVIWAVGIGFGVNIARVTRAELRRVLHSEFVLAGRASGLSPAQNLWRHLLPNVAPVFIVQLSWAMAVAVLAEAGLSYLGFGAPLTEPSWGVLLEQLQRYVSVYPLTVVWPGLAITVTVLGLNLLGDGLREATDPTLSRRTAASRVHVPEVVS
- a CDS encoding ATP-binding cassette domain-containing protein; this encodes MTLEVRDLTVEIGGRRAVDGVSFDVPDGGRLGLIGESGSGKSLTALAILGLLPDGATAAGSIRWDGREILGLPDRELARLRGDEIGVVFQEPQTALNPIRTVGRQIGESLRIHEGLSRADARRRAIDEAERVALPDPATIVTRYPHQLSGGQRQRVAIAMALACRPRLLIADEPTTALDVTIQAGILSLLADLVRDAGMSLVFITHDLAVLAQVATTAVVLEHGRVVEAGEVSQLLEAPASPVTRGLVRDARATLWRPEGRS
- a CDS encoding ABC transporter ATP-binding protein yields the protein MSEILLRARGLTRRYTAPRRTLFAPRVVTTALDAVDLDVTAGSAVGVIGESGSGKSTLVRLLLALDTPTDGTVELDGREVDARQSARSLHWLRRQTGIVFQDPYASLDPRMSVGRIVGEPLWALDVAGDRRARVREVLEQVGLEAGMADRFPHEFSGGQRQRIAIARAIVHRPTLLVGDEPLSALDVTVRAQILRLLAELRADAGLTLLLVSHDLGVVQNLCDEVVVMKDARIVERGRTESVLQHPTSAYTRSLLDAIPTLPQP
- a CDS encoding M4 family metallopeptidase, which translates into the protein MSPAIIPPFLLDRLAETDHPRFARAAAAARATLAVGRPDRPVRARLRLSIDESGTLVAEAAPGPDRVVFDAGNTERLPGAIVRSEDDPATGDAAADEAFDGLGATFDFFWDAFSRDGIDASGGALLATVHFGEDYDNAFWNGERMVFGDGDGEVFTGFTRSLSVIAHELAHGVTEAEGGLEYQGQSGAINESLSDVFGVLAEQHHLGQTADRATWLVGQGIFSDEVQGDALRSLKEPGTAYDDDVLGRDPQPGHMRDYVETTDDNGGVHINSGIPNKAFYLTATALGGRAWERAGLVWYRTLTGGALSSTADFSEFARATIATATAEYGEESEEVAAVRAGWTGVGVIEDAASD
- a CDS encoding protealysin inhibitor emfourin, which produces MVVTVVRSGGIAGLRREWRAEPAPDAVDRWTALIDGCPWDDPPAAEPGADRYQWSIRARRDDSPVREARIGDGHLAGPWRTLVDEVRAESRPRRPDRAR
- a CDS encoding GNAT family N-acetyltransferase yields the protein MLEDEYDKSRRRLPWHLRRAPEPERPFTYEIRPVRESDIPDIREIYNYYVTNSMVTFDEKRWTLAQWREKYAYLQKLGMPFLVAQSPSGQILGYALLQPWKSKSAYRYTVENSIYLGQAAAGKGLGRALMEAVIAAAQEAGIREIVAAISDRGAEASIALHQKLGFVEVGRMGRVGFKFGRWLGVVYLQLSVPKVKKKRLFG
- a CDS encoding uracil-DNA glycosylase → MAMTLPELSAAGLLDDGWAAALEPVADDIAALGDRLRGEVAAGRSYLPAGENVLRAFARPRADVKVLIVGQDPYPTPGNPIGLSFAVDRHVRPIPRSLSNIYAELESDLGIPPAPHGDLSAWSDQGVMLLNRVLTVAPGDAGSHRGWGWEKVTELAIRSLVERDAPLVAILWGKDAANLRPLLGDTPIVASAHPSPLSARRGFFGSKPFSTANALLERQGATPVDWRLPA
- a CDS encoding phosphoribosyltransferase — its product is MSDERETLTWDGFGAASRDLAREILADGFVPEVVVAIARGGLLPAGSIAYGLGVKNCGALNVEFYTGIGTVLDAPEVLRPALDTEYLGGRKVLLVDDVADSGRTLALAVKMLRERGADMRSVVIYTKPTTIIQPDYSWKETSLWIDFPWSAQGTVIEEDEA